From Nilaparvata lugens isolate BPH unplaced genomic scaffold, ASM1435652v1 scaffold7617, whole genome shotgun sequence:
AAGATGGGCAAATGCGCGGACGGGCAGCAGTGGGTGAGCGAGGTGGTGGTGTCGCAGCTGGTGGGCATGGGCTTCCAGAGGGAGTTGGCCGTCGAGGCGGCAAGAAACAGCAATAATGTTATCCAGGAGGCCATCACGCTCATCAACGAGCAGCCACATGTGCTCACGCAACAGCTCATGCGCACACTGTTGCACAAGGTCAGTTACCACA
This genomic window contains:
- the LOC120348966 gene encoding NEDD8 ultimate buster 1-like, with protein sequence IVVSGFTPAEGRLGLRATKGHVEEAIAHIEKRRQELKAARERDGLERESRKMGKCADGQQWVSEVVVSQLVGMGFQRELAVEAARNSNNVIQEAITLINEQPHVLTQQLMRTLLHKITDLVFYRQWLSLL